One part of the Rutidosis leptorrhynchoides isolate AG116_Rl617_1_P2 chromosome 1, CSIRO_AGI_Rlap_v1, whole genome shotgun sequence genome encodes these proteins:
- the LOC139900223 gene encoding uncharacterized protein, translated as MVAATMKNKDRVWKITKWIDGHICYETCKSNFAELSKYVDELVHTNQDTIVRWVFGPQLEYGVHILKYVFWEFDPAIMAYQKCIPIGCIDGTHLKGNYIGNMLTTVAKNANGQILPVAFALVDSEMNESWA; from the exons ATGGTAGCTGCTACAATGAAAAATAAGGATCGTGTGTGGAAAATTACAAAATGGATTGATGGGCACATTTGTTATGAAACGTGCAAG AGCAACTTTGCAGAATTGTCCAAATATGTCGATGAATTGGTTCACACCAATCAGGATACAATTGTTCGATGGGTGTTTGGCCCTCAACTTGAATATGGTGTCCACATATTGAAATATGTATTCTGGGAATTTGACCCTGCTATTATGGCGTACCAAAAATGTATTCCTATAGGTTGTATTGATGGGACTCATTTGAAGGGTAACTACATAGGCAATATGCTTACCACGGTAGCCAAAAATGCTAACGGGCAAATTCTTCCTGTTGCATTCGCATTAGTTGATAGTGAGATGAACGAAAGTTGGGCTTGA